Proteins from a genomic interval of Neisseria arctica:
- a CDS encoding Rne/Rng family ribonuclease, whose amino-acid sequence MLFNATQAEELRVAIVDGQTLLDLDIETLGKEQRKGNIYKGVITRIEPSLEACFVDYGTDRHGFLPFKEVSRSYFQDYEGGRARIQDVLKEGMEVIVQVEKDERGNKGAALTTFISLAGRYLVLMPNNPRGGGVSRRIEGEERQELKSAMAELDVPRGMSLIARTAGIGRSVEELQWDFNYLLQLWHAIEEAGKAHHEPYLLFMESSLVIRAVRDYFRPDIGEILIDNQEVYAQVSEFMSYVMPNNIGRLKLYEDHTPLFSRFQIEHQIESAFSRSVSLPSGGAIVIDHTEALVSVDVNSARATRGADIEDTAFKTNMEAAEEVARQMRLRDLGGLVVIDFIDMENPKHQRDVENTLRDALKKDRARVQMGKLSRFGLLELSRQRLKPALGESSHVACPRCAGTGVIRGIESTALHVLRIIQEEAMKDNTAEVHAQVPVDVATFLLNEKRAELFGLEERLDVSVFLIPNIHLENPHYDVSRVRNDDVDENAAPSYQRVAEPEKQDNLPFNGDKVKAARPEPAVKGVKHTQPAPTVSETSTGGSWWDSIKAWFGRVFGNSEETKAEPEKQAANPRPSQRQTNGKSRRQQNRRHNPRRNNGNQSRRNEYDTDKEKAEVVEAADTRGNQRGRRDQQSENNTGRDRNNGASNGNAEERRGKNSVAVEDTGANESVNTNNRRRNNRNEPRRQEEIVAPVAALEVNEKVASVAASTADVQEQEPVVVNLSGDADGKNSAHKRNRNTERNERNNRNQRDRRNNSKKRNIPSAAKIEQYLMIEEVGDKVRNAVAHVLGGAAEEPVAVPVAVPVPMAVDVVVPQADTPIDKPVTIVLPAVSDEADNVAVGLFAIEDDISVETEENIPEETIVNEAAAKVQKAVAQLIGIEAEDDKKPSEELMKEQFTQESSSSALTNSASSSVVQESDLGGLILVQTSIEALEAAKQMPALELPKGLRRSDLPKTIETIHEEQSLIQVETNKPGLLIE is encoded by the coding sequence ATGTTATTTAATGCTACGCAAGCCGAAGAGTTGCGCGTAGCTATTGTCGATGGACAAACCCTGTTGGATTTGGATATCGAAACGCTGGGAAAAGAACAGCGTAAAGGTAATATTTATAAGGGTGTGATCACCCGTATTGAGCCGTCGCTGGAAGCGTGTTTCGTTGATTACGGAACCGACCGCCACGGCTTTTTACCTTTTAAGGAAGTGTCCCGTTCGTATTTCCAAGATTACGAAGGCGGTCGTGCACGTATCCAAGATGTGCTTAAAGAAGGCATGGAGGTTATCGTGCAGGTGGAAAAAGACGAGCGCGGAAATAAAGGCGCGGCGTTGACCACCTTTATCAGCTTGGCCGGGCGTTACTTGGTTTTGATGCCGAATAATCCGAGGGGCGGCGGCGTGTCGCGCCGTATCGAAGGCGAAGAACGCCAAGAGCTCAAAAGTGCGATGGCCGAATTGGATGTGCCCCGCGGTATGAGTCTGATTGCCCGTACGGCGGGCATAGGCCGCAGTGTGGAAGAGTTGCAGTGGGATTTCAACTACCTGCTACAGCTTTGGCACGCCATCGAAGAGGCGGGTAAGGCACATCACGAACCTTACTTGCTCTTTATGGAAAGCTCTCTGGTGATCCGTGCCGTACGCGATTATTTCCGTCCCGATATCGGTGAAATTCTGATTGATAACCAAGAGGTTTATGCTCAGGTTTCCGAATTCATGAGTTATGTGATGCCGAATAATATCGGCCGTCTGAAACTTTATGAAGATCATACGCCCCTGTTTTCACGTTTTCAAATCGAACACCAAATCGAAAGTGCTTTCTCACGCAGTGTCAGTCTGCCGTCAGGCGGTGCCATTGTCATTGACCATACCGAAGCGCTGGTGTCGGTAGATGTCAACTCCGCCCGCGCAACCCGTGGTGCTGATATCGAAGATACTGCTTTTAAAACCAATATGGAAGCAGCCGAAGAAGTAGCGCGCCAAATGCGTTTGCGCGACTTAGGCGGTTTGGTAGTTATTGATTTTATTGATATGGAAAACCCTAAGCATCAACGCGATGTGGAAAATACCCTGCGTGATGCTCTGAAAAAAGACCGTGCCCGTGTGCAAATGGGTAAGCTTTCCCGCTTTGGCTTGTTGGAGCTTAGCCGTCAGCGCCTGAAGCCGGCTTTGGGAGAGAGCAGTCATGTTGCCTGTCCACGTTGTGCCGGCACCGGTGTGATCCGTGGCATCGAGTCAACGGCATTGCATGTATTGCGCATCATTCAAGAAGAAGCGATGAAAGACAATACCGCTGAGGTACATGCACAAGTACCGGTGGATGTGGCAACCTTTTTGTTGAATGAGAAACGGGCCGAGCTGTTCGGATTAGAAGAGCGTTTGGACGTATCGGTTTTCCTGATTCCGAATATTCATTTGGAGAATCCGCATTATGACGTTAGTCGCGTGCGTAATGATGATGTGGATGAAAATGCGGCACCTAGCTACCAGCGTGTGGCCGAGCCTGAAAAACAAGATAATCTGCCTTTTAATGGCGATAAAGTCAAAGCGGCACGCCCTGAGCCGGCTGTTAAGGGGGTGAAGCATACCCAGCCTGCTCCCACAGTAAGCGAGACTTCAACCGGCGGTTCATGGTGGGATAGTATTAAGGCTTGGTTTGGCCGTGTATTTGGCAATTCGGAAGAAACTAAAGCGGAGCCTGAAAAACAAGCGGCTAATCCCCGTCCAAGCCAACGGCAGACGAATGGTAAAAGCCGTCGACAGCAGAATCGCCGCCATAATCCCCGCCGAAACAACGGTAATCAAAGTCGACGTAATGAGTACGATACCGATAAGGAAAAAGCGGAGGTTGTAGAAGCAGCCGATACTCGCGGTAACCAGCGTGGCCGACGTGATCAGCAAAGTGAAAACAATACTGGTCGTGACCGTAACAACGGAGCGTCAAACGGTAACGCAGAGGAGCGACGCGGAAAGAATTCAGTAGCAGTAGAAGACACCGGTGCTAATGAATCGGTTAATACTAATAACCGCCGCCGCAATAACCGTAATGAGCCGCGTCGTCAGGAAGAAATTGTTGCTCCGGTAGCCGCATTAGAGGTAAATGAGAAAGTAGCATCTGTTGCGGCAAGTACCGCTGATGTGCAAGAACAAGAACCTGTAGTGGTGAATTTGAGCGGTGATGCCGACGGTAAGAATAGTGCGCATAAGCGTAACCGTAATACGGAGCGCAACGAGCGTAACAACCGTAATCAAAGAGACCGTCGCAATAACAGTAAAAAACGTAATATCCCTTCGGCTGCCAAAATCGAGCAATACTTGATGATTGAGGAGGTGGGGGATAAAGTGCGAAATGCTGTTGCCCACGTGTTAGGCGGTGCGGCAGAAGAGCCTGTTGCCGTGCCTGTTGCCGTGCCTGTTCCGATGGCTGTTGATGTGGTTGTTCCGCAAGCAGATACACCTATTGATAAGCCGGTAACCATTGTTTTGCCAGCAGTATCGGATGAAGCTGATAATGTGGCCGTTGGGTTGTTTGCAATTGAGGATGATATTTCTGTAGAAACGGAAGAAAACATTCCAGAAGAAACCATAGTCAATGAAGCAGCGGCGAAAGTACAAAAAGCTGTAGCTCAATTGATAGGTATTGAAGCCGAAGATGACAAGAAACCATCTGAAGAGTTGATGAAAGAGCAATTTACGCAAGAATCTTCAAGCAGTGCTTTAACAAATTCAGCGTCGAGTAGTGTCGTGCAAGAGTCTGATTTGGGTGGTTTGATTTTGGTGCAAACCAGTATTGAAGCTTTGGAAGCAGCTAAACAGATGCCGGCTTTAGAATTACCTAAAGGCTTGCGCCGTTCGGATCTGCCAAAAACAATTGAAACGATTCATGAGGAGCAATCTTTAATTCAGGTTGAAACAAATAAACCTGGTTTGCTGATTGAGTAG